One window of Nitrospirota bacterium genomic DNA carries:
- a CDS encoding HAMP domain-containing protein: protein MKMILKTKALLSMISVIAVISLVYTWESINTEKNIIRMEIIKRAETITSLATKNGELPILSGSPRLLKDIVLFLKARSDIYSVTFYDSSMKELMHDGPPRSGPTPALNSNGQIYSSEESGFFVFYAPVFALRMQDETDVLYETDSVKTLREHIGWVRLVFSKASMKETERKIVERSMLLLLFFTICGSVFAYFLIGLVLQPLSKILDIANQIADGDFSQEADTRRHDEIGVLSNTFQRMKTIIQQVLSETDGLILAVKEGKLDSRGNAGLFSGKWRELVNGVNLLTDAFAKVALELQESKATLEHRVEQRTAELAQANSELLAEISERKKAEDDIRKLNEELEQRVKERTAELVEKNAELEKFNKLFVGRELKMIELKNRIQELEKQTGSGSTGQLG, encoded by the coding sequence ATGAAAATGATCCTTAAAACAAAGGCGCTTCTATCCATGATATCGGTCATCGCAGTCATCTCACTCGTATATACCTGGGAGTCAATCAACACCGAGAAGAACATCATACGAATGGAGATCATCAAGAGGGCAGAAACCATAACGTCTTTGGCGACCAAGAATGGTGAATTGCCGATCCTCTCAGGAAGCCCCCGGCTTCTGAAAGATATCGTCTTATTCCTGAAAGCCAGATCAGATATATATTCAGTCACATTTTATGACAGCAGCATGAAGGAATTGATGCACGATGGCCCCCCGAGGTCAGGGCCGACGCCTGCCCTGAATTCAAACGGACAGATTTACAGTTCAGAGGAAAGCGGCTTCTTTGTCTTTTATGCCCCTGTTTTTGCGCTGAGGATGCAGGACGAGACAGACGTCCTCTATGAGACCGACAGTGTAAAAACGCTCAGGGAACATATCGGCTGGGTCCGGTTGGTCTTCTCAAAAGCCTCCATGAAGGAAACAGAAAGGAAGATCGTTGAGCGGAGCATGCTGCTTCTCCTCTTTTTTACCATCTGCGGCAGTGTCTTTGCGTATTTCCTGATCGGTCTGGTGTTACAGCCTCTCTCCAAAATCCTGGATATTGCCAATCAAATTGCGGACGGTGACTTCAGCCAGGAGGCAGATACCCGGAGGCATGATGAAATCGGTGTGCTGTCTAATACCTTTCAGCGGATGAAAACCATTATTCAGCAGGTGCTGAGCGAGACGGACGGCCTTATTCTGGCTGTTAAGGAAGGCAAGCTCGACAGTCGCGGCAATGCGGGTCTCTTCAGCGGAAAATGGCGGGAACTGGTGAATGGCGTGAACCTTCTGACCGACGCCTTTGCCAAAGTTGCACTGGAGCTGCAGGAGTCGAAAGCAACACTCGAACATAGGGTTGAGCAGCGGACTGCCGAGTTGGCTCAGGCCAACAGCGAACTTCTGGCGGAGATTTCTGAACGCAAAAAGGCCGAAGATGATATCCGCAAACTGAACGAAGAGTTGGAACAGCGTGTAAAGGAGCGAACTGCCGAGCTTGTGGAGAAAAACGCTGAACTCGAAAAATTCAATAAGTTATTCGTCGGCAGGGAACTGAAGATGATCGAATTGAAGAACAGGATACAGGAACTGGAGAAACAGACAGGATCAGGCAGCACAGGGCAGTTGGGATGA